Proteins encoded in a region of the Wolbachia endosymbiont (group A) of Anomoia purmunda genome:
- a CDS encoding M16 family metallopeptidase — protein sequence MNTPQVTKLDNGLHIITEQVRDIDSVALSIRVGVGSRAESAKQNGISHFLEHMAFKGTKTRTAFEIAKAFDDIGGVFNASTGRESTTYYAKVLKKDIKTGIDILIDILMNSTFPEDELEREKGVVIQEIFQTNDSPSDIIFDKYFEAAYKDQPFGRSILGTQDTVKSFTRGDLDNYINEHYFGENMLFAVAGNVEHEEVVALTKDFLSKIHSKKLKKSQNASCTGGEYLEHRKLDQVHLLIGLPSVSRHDDKYHTFQVLDSILGSGMSSRLFQEVREKQGLAYSVYSFNSSYTNTGMFSIFAGTDSSNLDKLLKSITTELKKLSTDDLKEEEVNRVKERVKSQILMSRESVSSRAETLGHYYGNYNRYISKNELIEKISAVTTANVKKAAEELLSQHEKTTLAAIGEIKSLPSYNKVVSMLKA from the coding sequence ATGAATACACCCCAGGTAACAAAATTAGATAATGGTCTGCACATAATAACCGAGCAAGTGCGTGATATTGATTCCGTAGCTTTAAGCATACGAGTTGGTGTTGGCAGCAGAGCAGAAAGTGCAAAGCAAAATGGAATATCCCATTTTTTAGAACACATGGCTTTCAAAGGGACGAAGACAAGAACTGCCTTTGAAATTGCAAAAGCTTTTGATGACATAGGTGGAGTTTTCAACGCTAGCACCGGCAGAGAAAGCACCACCTATTATGCAAAAGTCCTCAAAAAAGACATAAAAACTGGTATTGATATACTAATAGATATATTGATGAATTCTACGTTTCCAGAAGATGAATTGGAACGTGAGAAGGGTGTTGTAATACAAGAGATTTTTCAAACTAATGATTCACCAAGTGACATTATTTTCGACAAATATTTTGAGGCAGCTTATAAAGACCAACCTTTCGGCAGGTCAATCTTAGGCACGCAAGATACTGTAAAATCTTTTACTCGAGGAGATCTAGATAATTACATAAATGAGCATTACTTTGGTGAGAATATGCTATTTGCCGTTGCAGGAAATGTTGAACATGAAGAAGTTGTTGCATTAACCAAAGATTTTCTCTCAAAGATTCATTCTAAAAAGCTGAAAAAAAGCCAAAATGCGAGCTGTACTGGTGGTGAGTATTTAGAACATCGTAAATTAGATCAGGTACACTTGCTAATTGGTCTACCTAGTGTTTCTCGCCATGACGATAAATATCACACGTTTCAAGTGCTTGATTCTATATTAGGGAGCGGAATGTCATCACGTTTATTCCAGGAAGTAAGGGAAAAGCAGGGATTAGCTTACTCTGTTTATTCATTTAATTCCAGCTATACTAATACAGGAATGTTTTCCATTTTTGCTGGTACAGACAGTAGTAACTTAGATAAGCTTTTAAAATCTATAACGACAGAGTTGAAGAAGTTGTCTACAGATGATCTGAAGGAAGAAGAAGTAAATAGAGTGAAAGAGCGAGTAAAATCCCAAATTTTAATGTCACGCGAAAGTGTTAGCTCACGTGCTGAAACATTGGGACACTACTACGGTAACTATAATAGGTACATCAGTAAAAATGAATTAATAGAAAAAATTAGTGCAGTTACCACTGCTAACGTAAAAAAAGCAGCAGAAGAATTGTTATCTCAGCATGAAAAAACCACTCTAGCTGCAATTGGAGAAATTAAATCATTGCCAAGTTACAATAAAGTGGTTTCTATGCTTAAAGCTTAG
- a CDS encoding IS110 family transposase has product MVTSYQNFIGIDIGKLEFVTAVNEQKGVIKFDNSCVGWKQFYQKFSNILPNSMVILEATGGYELGLLYFLIDRNIAVHRANTRQVKNFILSHGTLAKTDSLDAKALAQYGSERCGHLQLFTPISKEQTTLFALCQRRDDITKMLVQEKNRLKTPGNDYIKESCQQAIEFLNNQVEKLDQAIQKIVNENPELQRCQKILETVPGIGRKTSQCLLCLIPELGSLNKRQIASLAGVAPHPKESGKAIGYRRIIGGRSNVRSKLFTAAMAAARSKSALGAFYSKLIESGKKKMVAITALMRKIIVIANARLKEAVNLHI; this is encoded by the coding sequence ATGGTTACATCTTATCAAAATTTTATTGGCATTGATATCGGAAAACTTGAATTTGTTACTGCAGTTAATGAACAAAAAGGTGTCATCAAATTTGACAATAGTTGTGTTGGTTGGAAACAATTCTACCAAAAATTTTCAAATATCTTGCCCAACTCCATGGTAATTTTAGAAGCTACAGGAGGTTATGAGCTTGGCTTATTGTATTTTCTTATTGATAGAAACATTGCTGTGCATCGTGCTAATACTCGTCAAGTTAAAAACTTCATTCTATCTCATGGAACTTTGGCAAAGACCGACAGTCTTGATGCAAAAGCGCTTGCCCAATATGGTTCTGAGCGTTGTGGACATCTGCAGCTATTTACACCTATCTCAAAAGAACAAACCACCTTGTTTGCACTTTGTCAGCGTCGTGACGATATTACGAAAATGCTTGTTCAAGAGAAGAATAGGCTAAAAACTCCTGGAAATGATTACATTAAGGAAAGTTGTCAACAAGCTATTGAATTCCTCAACAACCAGGTAGAAAAGCTTGATCAAGCTATACAAAAAATAGTCAATGAAAATCCTGAATTGCAACGATGCCAAAAAATTCTTGAAACAGTCCCTGGAATAGGTAGAAAAACCTCTCAATGTTTATTGTGTCTCATACCGGAACTTGGTTCTTTAAATAAAAGGCAAATTGCAAGCCTTGCAGGTGTTGCGCCTCATCCTAAGGAAAGTGGTAAAGCTATTGGCTACCGAAGGATTATAGGTGGAAGAAGTAACGTTCGTTCAAAGCTTTTTACAGCTGCCATGGCTGCTGCAAGGTCCAAATCTGCACTTGGTGCCTTTTATTCTAAGCTTATTGAAAGTGGTAAGAAAAAGATGGTGGCTATAACAGCTCTAATGCGTAAAATAATAGTGATTGCTAATGCAAGGCTTAAAGAAGCAGTTAATTTGCATATTTAA
- a CDS encoding transposase has protein sequence MYQERNQEDRQQFIDKVSKIDHCSILYIDEAGVDNRLYREYARAPRGEKIYADVPGKKRERVSIIGGWIEKKFIAPMTFTGGCNKDIFNVWLERTTITA, from the coding sequence CTGTATCAAGAGCGCAATCAAGAAGATAGGCAGCAATTTATCGATAAAGTCTCAAAAATAGACCACTGTAGCATTTTATATATAGATGAAGCAGGAGTTGACAATAGACTATACCGAGAATATGCACGAGCTCCAAGAGGAGAAAAAATATATGCTGATGTTCCAGGAAAAAAGCGGGAAAGAGTGAGTATAATAGGTGGATGGATTGAAAAGAAGTTTATTGCACCAATGACCTTCACAGGAGGGTGTAATAAAGATATATTTAATGTATGGTTAGAGCGAACCACAATTACAGCGTGA
- the miaB gene encoding tRNA (N6-isopentenyl adenosine(37)-C2)-methylthiotransferase MiaB: MKGLYIKTYGCQMNVYDSVLMENIIKPLGFNVVSDAGKADLVILNTCHIREKAAEKLYSELGKIHSLRKEMTIVVAGCVAQAEGEEVFRRAPFVDIVVGPQSIATLPELIVKASRSKGHIINTDFPEVAKFDKLPDECYGNSQGSSAFLAIQEGCDKFCTFCVVPYTRGAEYSRPVNEIFREALKLVANGANEINLLGQNVNAYHGECEGKVWDLGKLISHIAKIEKLERIRYTTSHPRDMHESLYLAHAEEPKLMPFVHLPVQSGSNKILRVMNRKHTAEEYLEIIDRFRKLKPEIEFSSDFIVGFPGENEKDFEETMKLVEKVRYAQAYSFKYSPRPGTPGAERKDQVPEEVKTERLLRLQKLISKQQLEFNQSMVGKTIPVLFSDKKGKHQNQIIGKSPYMQSVCIDDPEDKYRDKIVNVKVLEAPQNSLLGCGL; the protein is encoded by the coding sequence ATGAAAGGCCTATACATTAAAACTTACGGCTGTCAGATGAACGTTTATGACTCCGTTTTAATGGAAAATATAATTAAACCTTTGGGGTTCAACGTTGTTAGTGATGCAGGAAAAGCTGATTTGGTGATACTGAACACTTGCCATATTAGAGAGAAGGCAGCAGAAAAACTTTACTCAGAGCTTGGGAAGATTCATTCGTTACGAAAAGAAATGACTATAGTGGTGGCTGGGTGTGTAGCGCAAGCAGAGGGAGAAGAAGTATTCAGAAGGGCTCCATTTGTGGATATTGTTGTTGGTCCGCAGAGTATCGCTACTTTACCGGAGCTGATAGTCAAAGCAAGCAGAAGTAAAGGTCACATAATAAACACTGATTTTCCTGAAGTTGCAAAGTTTGATAAATTGCCAGATGAATGCTATGGCAATAGCCAGGGGTCCTCCGCGTTTCTTGCCATACAAGAAGGTTGTGATAAATTTTGTACGTTTTGTGTAGTGCCCTATACTCGTGGAGCTGAGTATTCACGGCCAGTAAATGAAATATTTCGTGAAGCATTGAAATTAGTTGCAAATGGGGCAAATGAGATCAATTTGCTTGGTCAGAACGTCAATGCTTACCATGGGGAATGCGAAGGGAAAGTGTGGGATTTAGGTAAATTAATTAGTCATATTGCTAAAATTGAAAAGCTAGAGAGGATTCGTTATACAACTTCTCATCCAAGAGATATGCATGAATCTCTCTACTTGGCACATGCGGAAGAGCCAAAACTCATGCCGTTTGTTCACCTGCCTGTGCAGTCTGGTTCGAATAAAATATTGCGCGTGATGAACAGGAAACACACTGCAGAGGAGTATTTGGAAATAATAGACAGATTTCGCAAATTGAAACCTGAAATCGAATTTTCTTCTGATTTTATCGTTGGTTTTCCTGGAGAAAACGAAAAAGATTTTGAAGAAACTATGAAATTAGTAGAAAAAGTTAGATATGCTCAGGCTTATAGTTTTAAATACAGCCCAAGACCAGGCACACCGGGAGCGGAAAGAAAAGATCAAGTACCAGAAGAGGTTAAAACAGAGCGCCTTCTTCGTTTACAGAAATTAATTAGTAAGCAACAACTTGAGTTTAACCAGAGTATGGTAGGCAAAACTATACCTGTTCTATTTAGCGATAAAAAAGGTAAACACCAAAACCAAATTATTGGTAAAAGCCCATATATGCAATCAGTATGCATTGATGATCCTGAAGATAAATACAGGGACAAAATAGTAAATGTGAAAGTGTTGGAAGCTCCGCAGAATAGTTTATTAGGATGTGGGCTTTAA
- a CDS encoding IS4 family transposase codes for MDRIACLSKDLNEFFNEKADEISIAVGFIKRKRKLNGSSFIKAMVFGNIGVGDCSIETMCQLLNEDSIEITKQGLDFRFTEEAVEFMKRMYNESLVLFKNSLQVDCRILKQFRSIKLLDSSYISLPSSMEDMYKGYGSSYRDCESNTKSGIKLQLVFDYLNQALDKLNLIEGIRSDQGYRDYLNGLSANDLLIFDLCYFVPSSFKQIDEAGAYFVSRYKSDTNIYDIETNQKIELLECLEGQSLLEMEVLLGKEVKIKVRIICQKLTEEQSIIRRRRANKLAKSHGYTSSQKNQKLLDWSIFITNVPESKISAEQVLTVYRVRWQIELLFKLYKSHIRLDELKGKPYRVLCELYAKLCAILIFHGIVGCIKLKENTELSLTKAFIELKRRIRELFLALSSKINNLRIFLKKLTTDWSQFSVKDRYRKTRVSTLSSLNFLTLAS; via the coding sequence ATGGACAGAATAGCTTGCTTATCAAAAGACCTCAATGAATTCTTTAATGAAAAAGCAGACGAAATATCAATTGCAGTAGGTTTTATAAAAAGAAAGAGAAAACTTAATGGCTCATCATTCATAAAAGCTATGGTTTTTGGTAACATAGGAGTTGGTGATTGCAGCATAGAAACAATGTGCCAATTGCTAAATGAAGACTCGATAGAAATTACAAAACAGGGTTTGGATTTTAGATTTACTGAAGAAGCAGTGGAATTTATGAAAAGAATGTATAATGAATCTTTAGTTTTATTTAAAAACAGCTTACAGGTTGATTGCAGAATTTTGAAGCAATTTAGAAGCATTAAGCTATTGGATAGTAGCTATATTAGCCTGCCTAGTAGCATGGAAGATATGTACAAAGGATATGGGAGTAGCTATAGAGATTGTGAGAGTAATACCAAATCAGGAATAAAGCTGCAGTTAGTCTTTGATTACCTGAACCAAGCGCTAGATAAGTTAAATTTAATAGAAGGAATAAGGTCGGATCAAGGTTATAGGGATTATCTGAACGGTTTATCAGCCAATGATTTGCTAATATTTGATTTGTGCTACTTTGTGCCTAGTTCTTTTAAACAGATTGATGAAGCAGGTGCATATTTTGTTAGTCGTTATAAGTCTGATACCAATATATATGATATAGAAACAAATCAAAAAATAGAGTTGTTGGAATGTTTAGAAGGTCAATCCCTTCTAGAGATGGAAGTGCTATTAGGAAAAGAAGTAAAAATTAAAGTGAGAATTATATGTCAAAAATTAACTGAAGAACAGTCTATAATTAGAAGAAGAAGGGCTAATAAGTTAGCAAAATCACATGGATATACATCTTCTCAAAAGAATCAAAAATTGCTGGATTGGTCGATATTCATAACTAACGTTCCAGAGAGTAAAATCAGCGCTGAACAAGTATTAACAGTTTACAGGGTAAGATGGCAGATTGAATTATTATTTAAATTGTATAAGAGTCACATCAGGCTTGACGAACTTAAAGGAAAACCATACAGAGTATTATGTGAACTATACGCTAAATTGTGCGCAATTCTTATATTTCATGGAATAGTTGGTTGTATAAAACTGAAAGAGAATACAGAGCTGAGTTTAACAAAGGCATTCATTGAATTAAAAAGAAGGATTAGGGAGTTGTTTTTAGCGTTAAGCAGTAAAATTAATAATTTGAGAATTTTCCTGAAAAAACTTACCACAGACTGGTCACAATTTTCTGTGAAAGATAGATATAGAAAAACTAGAGTATCCACCTTAAGTTCATTGAATTTTCTTACCCTTGCTTCTTAA
- a CDS encoding IS630 transposase-related protein yields MELMKYEVSNGIQCRLKEKAISLVERGKSKSEVADLLEIGIAILYKWLKRKEAVKA; encoded by the coding sequence ATGGAATTAATGAAATATGAAGTAAGTAATGGCATACAGTGTAGACTTAAGGAGAAAGCTATCTCTTTGGTAGAAAGAGGGAAGTCAAAATCTGAAGTAGCAGATCTTCTAGAAATAGGAATTGCAATCTTGTACAAATGGCTGAAAAGAAAGGAAGCGGTGAAAGCTTAG
- a CDS encoding transposase, translating into MAEKKGSGESLEARKNGSFIRKIDPEILKEYVKKHPDHTLAEMKQNLGFGINLIWYRLKQLKITLKKSHTVSRAQSRR; encoded by the coding sequence ATGGCTGAAAAGAAAGGAAGCGGTGAAAGCTTAGAGGCAAGAAAGAATGGCAGTTTTATTCGAAAAATAGATCCAGAAATACTCAAAGAATATGTCAAAAAACATCCAGATCACACACTAGCAGAAATGAAACAAAATCTAGGATTTGGAATAAACTTAATTTGGTATAGGTTAAAACAGCTAAAAATAACCTTAAAAAAAAGTCACACTGTATCAAGAGCGCAATCAAGAAGATAG
- a CDS encoding transposase, giving the protein MDNVTFHKTPKTKSLIESFGCHLLHLPTYSPDLNPIEHCWHTIKSRLRPLMHHYTDLQLLVGNTIMEIYHSF; this is encoded by the coding sequence ATGGATAATGTTACATTCCATAAAACTCCCAAAACAAAGTCATTAATAGAGTCTTTTGGCTGTCATTTGCTTCATCTTCCAACATATTCACCTGATCTAAATCCGATAGAGCATTGTTGGCACACCATCAAAAGTCGCCTCAGACCTCTAATGCACCACTATACAGACTTGCAGCTTTTAGTTGGTAATACCATAATGGAAATTTATCATTCATTTTAG
- a CDS encoding superoxide dismutase, translating to MSFTLPELPYDKKALEPYISAKTLDFHYDKHHKGYLNKLNELVKNTHYQHMEIEEIITRVYDNSGNLPIFNNAAQVWNHTFYWNSMKKNGGVKPKDGSLLAKKIQDDIGGFDKFYEEFSSHGVSQFGSGWVWLVFEKGRLGRLKIIKTPNADLPIIYGQVPLLTMDVWEHAYYLDCQNRRIDYIKVFLDHLINWDFAEENLEEYMR from the coding sequence ATGAGTTTTACTTTACCTGAATTACCATATGATAAAAAAGCTTTGGAGCCTTATATATCTGCAAAAACCTTAGATTTTCATTATGATAAGCACCATAAAGGATATTTAAATAAACTCAACGAGCTAGTTAAAAACACACATTATCAACATATGGAAATTGAGGAAATAATAACAAGAGTTTATGATAATAGCGGCAACTTGCCTATATTTAATAACGCAGCACAAGTTTGGAATCACACTTTTTATTGGAATTCAATGAAAAAAAATGGTGGTGTTAAGCCTAAAGATGGTAGTCTTCTAGCAAAAAAAATTCAAGACGATATCGGTGGCTTTGATAAATTTTATGAAGAATTTTCGAGTCATGGAGTAAGCCAGTTTGGCAGTGGATGGGTATGGTTAGTGTTCGAAAAAGGTAGGTTAGGGAGGCTCAAAATCATCAAAACTCCAAATGCAGATTTGCCAATAATTTATGGCCAAGTGCCACTACTCACTATGGATGTATGGGAGCACGCCTATTATTTAGATTGTCAAAACCGTAGAATTGACTACATAAAAGTTTTCCTTGATCATTTGATTAATTGGGATTTTGCAGAAGAGAACTTAGAAGAATATATGAGATGA